Proteins encoded within one genomic window of Congzhengia minquanensis:
- a CDS encoding LysR family transcriptional regulator has product MEFRVLNYFLAVAREENITKAAQNLHVTQPTLSRQIAQLEEELGVKLFQRSNHHIILTEDGMILKRRAQEIIALAEKTKVDLNHGEQMLTGEIAIGSGEFQATAFLSELISAFHKRHPLVKYSIYSGNASNIHDYIERGLLDIALVSEPINIGKYDFISINQKEVWGALVRSDSDFAAKEFLTPEDLKDFPIIISSRDPVKEMYGKWLGTNANDLNIAAGGNLLYNMSALVSAGMGAAICVKLNCTYDNCKFIPLSPKIESSSFIIRKKDQVFSRATAEFIEFAKTCLKGISNNSL; this is encoded by the coding sequence ATGGAGTTTCGGGTATTAAATTATTTTTTAGCGGTTGCAAGAGAAGAAAATATCACAAAGGCGGCACAAAACCTGCATGTGACGCAGCCGACGTTATCGCGGCAGATTGCGCAGCTTGAGGAAGAACTTGGCGTCAAGCTGTTCCAAAGGAGCAACCATCACATCATTTTAACCGAGGACGGCATGATATTAAAACGCAGGGCGCAGGAAATTATAGCGCTTGCCGAGAAAACAAAAGTTGACTTAAACCACGGCGAGCAGATGTTGACTGGAGAAATTGCAATAGGCAGCGGCGAATTTCAGGCAACGGCGTTTTTATCCGAGCTTATCAGCGCATTTCATAAAAGGCATCCGCTTGTAAAGTATTCCATTTACAGCGGTAACGCCTCCAACATCCATGATTATATTGAGCGCGGTCTTTTGGATATTGCACTCGTGTCAGAACCAATCAATATCGGTAAGTACGATTTTATTTCAATAAATCAAAAGGAAGTATGGGGCGCGCTCGTGCGCAGCGATTCAGATTTTGCGGCAAAAGAATTTTTAACACCGGAGGATTTGAAAGACTTTCCGATTATTATATCCTCAAGAGATCCGGTAAAAGAAATGTATGGCAAATGGCTCGGAACCAATGCCAATGATTTGAACATTGCTGCTGGAGGAAATCTATTATATAATATGTCGGCACTTGTATCAGCTGGAATGGGAGCTGCAATCTGTGTAAAACTTAACTGTACATATGATAACTGTAAGTTTATTCCTCTATCGCCGAAAATTGAATCGAGTTCGTTTATCATCAGAAAAAAGGATCAGGTATTCTCACGCGCAACAGCAGAGTTTATTGAGTTTGCAAAGACATGCTTAAAAGGCATTTCTAATAATAGTTTATAA
- a CDS encoding tannase/feruloyl esterase family alpha/beta hydrolase — protein MEKLKINELLNIKIENCEITEAVQTDQGTVVLPDGRTFERLPKLCAVRFVMRPSPVSFIRAELWLPAENWNGRFLGTGNGGSAGRISYEALADGVREGYAVANTDMGTSPNVDDLIGEPERWADFGHRATHLMTTVSKELLERFYGRSAEFSYFVGCSTGGQQALSLAQRYPNDYDGIVAGVPANNRTLLHAYFLWNYQAMHTADGGDMFTKEQVQNLTKTAVDWFQKKKGSVKPDAFIPDPRADEAAAEEIICLARKNDASLTEEQVMALRKIYQGPINPRTGERIYTPIPFGSEFTAPGILSQQRLEGAEGLFYVFRWVFGKDYDYMKFDFDRDMDVYQKALAKHVNANNADLRAFQNRGSKLIMYSGSSDPLVPFQDAVSYYERVIENQNGLMQTMDFARYFLIPGMGHGTEGPGAQFVKHMEEGVLKAPLDAVVAWREQGAAPEVLYAVRQNGDDNDFCRPVYPYPQKTEISKENSDNYFAAPGERDGVEKIALRYLEE, from the coding sequence ATGGAAAAGTTAAAAATAAATGAACTTTTAAACATAAAGATTGAAAACTGCGAAATTACTGAAGCGGTGCAGACTGATCAAGGCACGGTAGTGCTGCCGGACGGCAGGACGTTTGAGCGGCTGCCAAAGCTGTGCGCTGTCCGCTTTGTCATGCGGCCGTCTCCCGTATCGTTTATCAGGGCTGAGCTTTGGCTGCCGGCAGAAAACTGGAACGGCAGATTTTTAGGCACGGGAAACGGCGGAAGCGCCGGGCGGATTTCTTATGAAGCGCTGGCAGACGGGGTACGGGAAGGCTATGCGGTGGCAAACACCGACATGGGCACTTCGCCAAATGTTGACGATTTAATCGGTGAGCCGGAACGCTGGGCGGATTTCGGACACCGCGCCACCCATTTGATGACGACCGTGTCAAAGGAACTTCTTGAGCGGTTTTATGGCAGATCTGCAGAATTTTCTTATTTTGTAGGCTGCTCCACAGGAGGCCAGCAGGCGTTATCATTAGCGCAGCGGTATCCGAACGACTATGACGGAATTGTCGCCGGGGTGCCGGCCAACAACCGCACGCTGCTGCATGCCTATTTTCTTTGGAACTATCAGGCAATGCACACAGCCGACGGCGGCGATATGTTTACGAAAGAGCAGGTTCAAAATTTAACGAAAACAGCAGTAGATTGGTTTCAAAAAAAGAAGGGCAGCGTGAAGCCAGACGCGTTTATACCAGACCCCCGTGCAGATGAGGCAGCCGCGGAAGAGATCATTTGCCTTGCAAGAAAAAACGATGCGTCGCTGACGGAAGAACAGGTCATGGCCCTGCGAAAGATTTATCAAGGCCCGATAAATCCAAGAACCGGTGAGCGCATTTATACGCCCATACCCTTTGGAAGCGAATTTACCGCTCCGGGAATTTTAAGCCAGCAAAGGTTAGAGGGTGCAGAGGGGCTGTTTTATGTGTTTCGGTGGGTGTTCGGAAAAGACTATGATTACATGAAGTTTGACTTTGACCGTGATATGGACGTCTATCAAAAGGCGCTGGCAAAGCATGTGAATGCCAACAATGCGGATTTGCGCGCCTTTCAAAATCGCGGCAGCAAGCTGATTATGTATTCGGGCTCGTCAGACCCGCTTGTGCCGTTTCAGGATGCAGTCAGCTATTATGAACGGGTGATTGAAAATCAAAATGGCTTGATGCAGACAATGGATTTCGCCCGGTATTTTTTAATTCCCGGTATGGGCCACGGCACAGAGGGGCCGGGGGCGCAATTTGTGAAGCATATGGAAGAAGGCGTGTTAAAAGCCCCCTTGGACGCTGTGGTCGCGTGGCGGGAGCAAGGCGCTGCGCCTGAGGTGCTGTATGCCGTTCGGCAAAACGGCGACGATAACGATTTTTGCCGCCCGGTTTATCCCTATCCACAAAAAACAGAAATCAGCAAGGAGAATTCGGACAACTATTTTGCAGCACCAGGGGAGCGGGACGGCGTGGAAAAAATTGCACTGCGCTATCTGGAAGAGTAA
- a CDS encoding flavodoxin → MKKFLSVLLALCCVLSLFSMTSGAAENVTAEENISVVLQIGNSMMTVNGNTLEIDPGRGTVPVVVNDRTLVPIRAIIEAMGGTVSWDEAAQTAVLGYNNNEIRLTMDQPVAYFNNEAYTLDVAPATMNDRTMLPIRFIAERFSFHVDWNGEEQRITITGELSNSEPTKEPVITPEPEEPPAPANAHALTICFSATGNTETLAETVAQAAGADLARIIPVEPYTSADLNYNDNSCRANQELNSDARPAIEPLEVDVSQYDVILLGYPIWWGQCPPVVRTFLDSYDLSGKTILPFCTSGGSGIGGSLSKIRELAPDSTVTDGFRGTSSTGTAQIDEWLRDNGFVRETVGEPERMAETKVRLSWDNNEVIVVLEDNATTQDFLSKLPMNIMLEDYNNTEKISYLEEALVKDETAAGCDPIPGTVALYAPWGNLSIFYKDWSYSNDLIPMGQIETGLDVLTAMNSDVAVHIDRVE, encoded by the coding sequence ATGAAAAAATTTCTATCAGTTTTATTGGCATTATGCTGTGTTCTCAGTTTGTTTTCCATGACGAGCGGTGCAGCGGAAAATGTAACAGCAGAAGAAAATATCTCTGTTGTTTTGCAGATTGGAAATTCCATGATGACGGTAAATGGCAACACTTTGGAAATTGATCCCGGCAGAGGCACCGTGCCGGTTGTGGTAAACGACAGGACGCTCGTTCCCATTCGTGCAATTATCGAAGCAATGGGTGGAACCGTTTCTTGGGATGAAGCGGCGCAAACAGCAGTGCTTGGATATAACAATAACGAAATCAGGCTTACCATGGATCAACCCGTTGCCTATTTCAACAATGAAGCATATACCCTTGATGTCGCGCCTGCCACAATGAATGACCGTACGATGCTCCCCATTCGGTTTATTGCAGAACGATTTTCTTTTCATGTGGATTGGAACGGTGAGGAACAGCGCATTACGATTACGGGAGAGCTTTCAAACAGCGAACCCACAAAGGAGCCTGTAATTACACCGGAGCCGGAAGAACCACCTGCACCGGCAAACGCTCACGCACTGACCATCTGCTTTTCTGCAACCGGGAACACTGAAACATTGGCAGAAACGGTTGCGCAGGCAGCCGGAGCAGACTTGGCAAGAATTATCCCGGTAGAGCCATACACAAGTGCAGACTTGAATTACAATGACAATTCCTGCCGTGCAAATCAGGAACTTAATTCCGATGCGCGCCCTGCCATCGAGCCGCTGGAAGTAGACGTTTCGCAATATGATGTAATTTTGCTGGGCTATCCCATTTGGTGGGGGCAGTGTCCGCCGGTTGTGCGTACATTTTTAGACAGTTACGATTTGTCCGGTAAAACGATTCTGCCGTTTTGCACCAGCGGTGGCAGCGGGATTGGCGGCAGCTTGTCTAAAATTCGGGAATTAGCGCCGGACAGTACGGTGACAGACGGTTTTCGCGGAACGTCCTCCACGGGGACGGCACAGATTGACGAGTGGCTGCGTGACAACGGTTTTGTAAGGGAAACGGTAGGTGAACCGGAAAGGATGGCGGAAACCAAAGTGCGTCTTTCGTGGGATAATAACGAAGTGATCGTTGTGCTGGAGGACAATGCGACCACGCAGGATTTTTTATCCAAACTGCCCATGAATATAATGCTTGAGGATTATAATAATACGGAAAAAATCAGCTATTTGGAAGAAGCACTTGTGAAAGACGAAACGGCAGCAGGCTGTGATCCGATTCCCGGAACGGTTGCACTATATGCGCCTTGGGGAAATCTCTCTATTTTTTATAAAGATTGGAGTTATTCAAATGATTTAATTCCAATGGGGCAAATTGAAACGGGATTGGATGTGCTGACTGCTATGAACAGCGATGTTGCCGTTCATATAGACCGCGTGGAATAA
- a CDS encoding alpha-L-fucosidase, with translation MDNKEWFRKAEFGMMVHFGLYSVLGGEYRGTRVKTYAEWIQSYCAIPNRAYDELTRVFNPIYFDAEEWIRLAKDCGMQYFVMTSKHHEGFAMYHSKADKFNVVDATPFGRDITAELAEACYKHGLKFGLYYSQELDWHEPNGGGYTNHEPCAGVSWDNSWDFKDAEKKNFDRCFAEKIKPQVEEILTGYGDLCLIWFDVPHTISPAQSLELNNLVKHYQPNCLINSRIGNGAYDYVSLGDNEIPQEPPEEALESQNMNDLAGYKFSPYGLYETAGTMNDSWGFRYYDQNWKTPEAIAENRKKLNSLGVNYLLNMGPDGLGRMPSMAVENLRKAAELMQ, from the coding sequence ATGGATAATAAAGAATGGTTCCGCAAAGCAGAATTTGGAATGATGGTTCATTTTGGGCTGTATTCTGTATTGGGCGGCGAATACCGCGGAACACGGGTCAAAACGTATGCGGAGTGGATTCAGTCCTACTGCGCGATCCCCAACCGCGCGTATGACGAACTGACACGTGTATTCAATCCAATTTATTTTGATGCGGAGGAATGGATTCGTCTGGCAAAGGACTGCGGAATGCAATATTTTGTTATGACTTCGAAGCATCACGAGGGATTTGCCATGTATCACTCAAAAGCGGACAAGTTCAACGTGGTTGACGCCACGCCTTTTGGCCGGGACATTACGGCGGAGCTGGCGGAGGCCTGTTATAAGCACGGGCTGAAATTCGGCCTTTATTATTCCCAGGAGCTTGACTGGCATGAGCCAAACGGAGGCGGCTACACCAACCACGAGCCTTGCGCAGGCGTGTCGTGGGACAATTCATGGGATTTTAAAGATGCGGAAAAAAAGAATTTTGACCGTTGCTTTGCAGAGAAAATTAAGCCCCAGGTGGAAGAGATTTTAACGGGTTACGGAGATTTGTGTTTAATCTGGTTCGACGTGCCCCACACCATTTCGCCGGCGCAGAGCCTGGAATTAAACAACCTGGTAAAGCATTATCAGCCGAATTGCCTGATTAATTCCCGCATTGGCAACGGGGCTTATGACTATGTGTCTTTAGGGGACAACGAGATTCCTCAGGAGCCGCCGGAAGAGGCTCTGGAAAGCCAGAACATGAACGACCTTGCCGGCTATAAATTTTCGCCCTACGGCCTGTATGAAACAGCCGGAACCATGAACGACAGCTGGGGATTTCGGTATTACGACCAAAACTGGAAAACGCCTGAGGCCATAGCGGAAAACCGGAAAAAGCTGAACAGTTTGGGCGTGAATTACCTTTTGAACATGGGGCCGGACGGTTTGGGAAGAATGCCTTCAATGGCTGTGGAAAATTTAAGAAAAGCAGCGGAATTGATGCAATAA
- a CDS encoding MerR family transcriptional regulator, producing the protein MTMDEASNRYHIPINILKEYESWGLCGEVEKVMGMWNYDDSDIERLSTIMTLHDIGFTKNEVRKYMELLYAGPSTEKERLDMLNTKRTGTLDEIHFRERQLDRLDYLRFEIQRNQQK; encoded by the coding sequence ATGACGATGGATGAAGCAAGCAACCGTTACCATATTCCCATCAACATTCTAAAGGAATACGAAAGCTGGGGGCTGTGCGGCGAGGTGGAAAAGGTTATGGGAATGTGGAATTATGATGACAGCGATATAGAGCGCTTAAGCACCATTATGACGCTCCATGACATAGGCTTTACCAAGAACGAGGTCAGAAAATATATGGAGCTGCTGTATGCAGGCCCGTCTACAGAAAAAGAAAGATTAGATATGCTGAATACCAAGAGAACTGGAACGCTGGATGAAATTCATTTTCGAGAAAGGCAATTAGACCGTTTGGATTATCTGCGGTTTGAAATTCAAAGAAACCAGCAAAAATAG
- a CDS encoding tautomerase family protein: MPHIDITMIPGRDDTAKKELAVKIQRFAADELGIDKKFVSVSIEDIAKENWNEHIQNMCDKKMFLHPIKA; the protein is encoded by the coding sequence ATGCCACATATTGATATTACAATGATTCCCGGACGGGATGATACTGCGAAAAAAGAACTTGCAGTAAAAATACAAAGGTTTGCAGCCGATGAATTGGGCATTGATAAAAAATTTGTTTCTGTGTCTATTGAAGATATTGCAAAAGAAAATTGGAATGAACATATACAAAACATGTGTGACAAAAAAATGTTTCTTCATCCTATCAAAGCGTAG
- a CDS encoding iron-containing alcohol dehydrogenase, which translates to MKLDFYYHNPTKIYFGKTALEHLPAELANYGDTVLLVYGKGSVKKSGLYDEITAVLQKAGKTVVELSGIKSNPTYTQMLEGARLVREHQVHLILAVGGGSVIDCAKGISLSAYCKGDPWERYWVNFEDVDNEIVPVGAVLTMAGTGSEMNGGSVITNEEKMLKNGRVYPPEVYPKFSILNPEYTYTVPKYQMVSGIFDTMSHLMEQYFSGTDDNTTDYLIEGVMRSLIHSARIALKNPEDYEARSNIMWCAAIGLNTVTGLAKEQDWEVHMIEHQLGAYTDCAHGAGLAAISIPYYKYISPYGLDKFVRFANNVWEIPTDTMTKEDAANAGIEKLTAFIEELGLPQTLRELGATEAMLPLIANSTVQGGGYKHMTADDILNVLKACY; encoded by the coding sequence ATGAAACTGGACTTTTATTACCACAACCCAACCAAAATTTATTTTGGAAAGACGGCGCTGGAACACTTGCCGGCAGAACTTGCAAACTACGGCGATACGGTATTACTGGTTTATGGGAAGGGTTCTGTGAAGAAAAGCGGTCTTTATGATGAGATAACCGCTGTTTTACAAAAAGCAGGAAAAACCGTTGTCGAGCTTTCCGGCATCAAATCGAACCCGACCTATACACAAATGCTTGAGGGCGCAAGGCTCGTCCGCGAACACCAAGTTCATTTGATTTTGGCGGTTGGCGGCGGCTCGGTCATTGACTGTGCCAAAGGGATTTCTCTGTCCGCCTATTGCAAAGGCGACCCGTGGGAACGCTACTGGGTCAACTTTGAGGACGTGGATAACGAGATTGTGCCGGTGGGCGCTGTTTTAACCATGGCGGGAACCGGCTCGGAAATGAACGGCGGCTCGGTGATTACAAACGAGGAAAAAATGCTCAAAAACGGCAGGGTATATCCACCGGAAGTATATCCGAAGTTTTCCATTTTGAATCCCGAATACACCTATACCGTTCCGAAATATCAAATGGTAAGCGGTATTTTTGATACCATGTCTCATCTGATGGAACAGTATTTTTCCGGCACAGATGACAACACCACCGATTATCTCATCGAAGGGGTGATGCGCTCCCTGATACACAGCGCAAGGATTGCCCTGAAAAACCCGGAGGACTATGAGGCACGCAGCAACATTATGTGGTGTGCTGCGATTGGGCTCAATACTGTCACCGGCCTTGCCAAAGAGCAGGATTGGGAAGTACATATGATTGAGCACCAGCTTGGCGCATATACCGATTGCGCCCATGGCGCAGGGCTTGCGGCGATTTCCATACCGTATTATAAGTACATATCCCCATATGGATTGGACAAATTTGTCCGTTTTGCGAACAATGTGTGGGAGATTCCGACTGACACCATGACAAAAGAAGATGCAGCAAACGCAGGGATTGAGAAACTTACCGCATTTATTGAGGAGCTGGGTCTGCCGCAGACTTTGCGGGAACTTGGCGCAACAGAGGCAATGCTTCCCTTGATTGCAAACTCTACCGTACAGGGCGGCGGATATAAGCATATGACCGCCGATGATATTCTAAACGTCTTAAAGGCTTGTTATTAA
- a CDS encoding flavodoxin → MRKLCSFLMIFTMLLSGAACSSNTTNKEVPSTEPQENTPSPVPTENPENQEVSAETTEGISKSLVVYFSWSGNTENVAKSIQNQTDADIFEIIPQTPYSDDYDTVVDFAQEEQRADARPAISGSIENIAQYDVVYVGFPNWWGDMPMILYTFFDSYDLSGKTIAPFCTSGGSGLSNTVNEIKSLESGAAVTKGLHIGSSSSSNPEHAVKAWLDEIGLAK, encoded by the coding sequence ATGAGAAAACTATGTTCTTTTCTGATGATTTTTACAATGCTGCTCTCCGGTGCGGCTTGCAGCAGCAACACAACCAACAAAGAGGTTCCTTCGACGGAACCGCAAGAAAATACGCCAAGCCCTGTGCCTACGGAGAACCCGGAAAATCAAGAGGTTTCTGCTGAAACGACGGAGGGCATTTCCAAATCACTGGTTGTTTATTTCTCATGGTCGGGCAATACCGAAAATGTCGCGAAATCCATTCAAAACCAAACGGATGCAGATATATTTGAAATCATCCCGCAAACGCCATATAGCGATGATTATGACACGGTTGTGGATTTTGCGCAGGAGGAACAAAGAGCAGACGCCCGACCGGCCATTTCCGGCAGCATTGAAAACATCGCGCAGTATGATGTGGTTTATGTGGGTTTCCCGAATTGGTGGGGCGACATGCCGATGATACTTTACACCTTTTTTGACAGCTATGACCTATCGGGGAAAACGATCGCGCCATTCTGTACCAGCGGAGGCAGCGGGCTTTCCAATACGGTAAATGAAATAAAAAGCCTTGAATCGGGTGCGGCTGTAACAAAGGGGCTTCACATCGGCAGCAGTTCTTCGTCTAATCCTGAACATGCGGTCAAAGCATGGCTGGACGAGATTGGGCTTGCAAAATAG
- a CDS encoding replication initiator protein A: MSLSVKNRWFDDNNRVYIIYTLDEIIDDLRYAR, from the coding sequence ATGAGCCTGTCTGTTAAAAACAGATGGTTTGATGATAACAACAGAGTATATATTATTTATACACTCGATGAAATTATTGATGATTTGAGGTATGCAAGATAA
- a CDS encoding DUF2264 domain-containing protein — METVRSYWVDTMLKIAGPVIFALEKDSLRKQMPVECRQEDDGRGQYTYLEALGRTLCGIAPWLACKGLTCGEEQKRQGLAAAARTAIKNAVTPGCSDFMNFETGAQPIVDAAFLCHGLLRAPEELFEPLEKETKKNLILQLKKTRTRKPYYNNWLLFSAMIEAFFYYAGEADWDSMRIDFAVKQHMQWYKGDGVYGDGNEFHFDYYNSFVIQPMLVDILNTVGHEYEDWAEVTEIVKKRFSHHASVLEGLIGTDGSYPVIGRSSAYRFGAFQALSQAALQNLLEPDLSYGQVRCALTAVIQKVMQFENFDHEGWLKIGVCGSQPAIGEPYISTGSLYLCTTVFLPLGLPASHPFWTEADSPWTAKKIWSGENCVSVHSI; from the coding sequence ATGGAAACAGTCAGGTCGTATTGGGTTGACACCATGCTGAAAATTGCAGGCCCGGTGATTTTCGCGCTGGAGAAGGATTCTTTGCGGAAACAGATGCCTGTGGAATGCAGGCAGGAAGATGACGGGCGCGGGCAATATACATATCTTGAAGCGTTGGGACGCACGCTTTGCGGCATTGCGCCGTGGCTTGCGTGCAAAGGGCTGACGTGCGGTGAGGAGCAAAAACGGCAAGGGCTTGCGGCCGCCGCAAGAACGGCAATTAAAAATGCCGTTACACCGGGCTGTTCTGATTTTATGAACTTTGAAACAGGCGCACAGCCTATTGTGGACGCGGCTTTTTTGTGCCACGGCCTTCTGCGGGCTCCAGAGGAATTGTTTGAACCGTTAGAGAAAGAGACAAAGAAAAATCTGATTTTACAGCTAAAAAAAACAAGAACCAGAAAACCGTACTACAATAACTGGCTGTTGTTTTCGGCAATGATTGAAGCATTTTTCTATTATGCAGGAGAAGCAGACTGGGATTCTATGCGCATTGACTTTGCCGTGAAACAGCACATGCAGTGGTATAAGGGCGACGGGGTTTATGGCGACGGAAACGAGTTTCATTTTGATTATTATAACAGTTTTGTCATTCAGCCCATGCTGGTGGATATTTTAAACACCGTGGGGCATGAGTATGAAGATTGGGCGGAGGTTACAGAAATCGTAAAAAAACGGTTTTCCCACCATGCTTCGGTTTTGGAGGGACTAATCGGCACAGACGGTTCTTACCCCGTAATCGGCCGGTCTTCCGCCTACCGGTTCGGGGCGTTTCAGGCGCTGTCACAGGCTGCTTTGCAAAATCTGTTAGAGCCTGACTTATCTTATGGACAGGTGCGCTGCGCCCTTACCGCTGTGATTCAAAAGGTGATGCAGTTTGAAAATTTTGACCATGAAGGATGGCTTAAAATCGGCGTTTGCGGCAGCCAGCCGGCGATTGGTGAACCCTATATTTCAACCGGAAGCCTGTATTTATGCACAACAGTGTTTTTGCCGCTGGGGCTTCCTGCGTCACACCCGTTTTGGACAGAGGCAGACAGTCCGTGGACAGCTAAGAAAATTTGGAGCGGTGAAAATTGTGTTTCGGTGCATTCAATATAA
- the pflB gene encoding formate C-acetyltransferase, with translation MIQAWRNFQSGNWKDTIDVRDFIQKNYSPYAGGADFLSGPTDRTKKLNEKLNNLLAKEREKGGVLDVDTETVSSLDTFAAGYLDKENELIVGLQTDAPLKRAVNPFGGIRMSREACKSYGYELSDKIETEFQYRTTHNDGVFRVYTDEMRRARKSGVITGLPDAYGRGRIIGDYRRVALYGVDRLISEKEKDNNLLAQKDMTEDTIKLREEVFRQIDFLKRLKTMAASYGFDISRPAETAKEAIQWLYFGYLGAIKEQNGAAMSLGRTSTFLDIYIERDLNNGSLTEEQAQELMDDFVMKLRMARHLRTPAYNELFGGDPMWITEGLGGMGEDGRTLVTKNSFRMLNTLFNLGPSAEPNLTVLWSNSQPEGFSKFCAKVSVKTNSIQYENDDVMRPIYGDDYAIACCVSAMKVGKQMQFFGARCNLPKLLLLSLNGGTDPMSGISLGPKEDVYPEEFLDYDKVMERFRRYRAWLCRLYVNTMNVIHCMHDKYAYEKIQMALHDTDVERFMAFGVAGLSVLADSLSAIQYAKVRPIRNEDGYIVDFETTGDFPKFGNDDDRVDFIAKQMVEETISELRKTPAYRGAIHTLSVLTITSNVVYGKKTAATPDGRKSGEPFAPGANPMHNRETNGALASLNSVAKLPYEACRDGISNTFSIVPDSLGKTDEERCGNLVSILKGYFAKRAHHINVNVMTKEQLIEAYNDPAAYPNMTIRVSGYAVNFHKLSREQQKEVISRTFHMSL, from the coding sequence ATGATTCAAGCATGGAGGAATTTTCAATCCGGAAACTGGAAAGACACCATTGACGTGCGTGATTTTATCCAGAAAAACTATTCACCTTATGCAGGCGGAGCAGACTTTTTATCAGGCCCCACAGACAGAACGAAAAAATTAAACGAAAAATTAAATAACTTGCTCGCAAAAGAACGGGAAAAAGGCGGCGTTTTAGATGTAGACACAGAAACCGTGTCGTCTTTAGACACGTTTGCCGCAGGCTATCTTGATAAGGAAAATGAGCTGATTGTAGGTCTTCAGACCGACGCGCCCTTAAAGCGCGCGGTGAATCCGTTCGGTGGAATTCGCATGTCCCGCGAGGCCTGTAAAAGCTATGGCTATGAGCTTTCCGATAAAATTGAAACTGAGTTTCAATATAGAACCACCCACAACGACGGTGTGTTCCGCGTGTACACCGACGAAATGCGCCGTGCAAGAAAAAGCGGCGTTATTACCGGTCTTCCCGACGCCTACGGCCGTGGCAGAATTATCGGCGACTACCGGAGGGTGGCGCTTTACGGCGTTGACCGTTTAATTTCAGAAAAAGAAAAGGATAACAACCTTTTGGCGCAAAAGGATATGACGGAAGACACCATTAAACTGCGGGAGGAAGTTTTCCGCCAGATTGACTTTTTAAAACGTTTAAAAACCATGGCCGCCTCCTATGGGTTTGACATCAGCCGTCCTGCTGAAACTGCAAAAGAGGCCATTCAGTGGCTCTATTTCGGATACTTAGGCGCCATTAAAGAACAAAACGGCGCTGCAATGTCCCTGGGCAGAACAAGCACCTTTTTAGATATTTACATTGAACGGGATTTAAACAACGGCTCTCTAACCGAAGAACAGGCCCAGGAATTGATGGACGATTTTGTTATGAAACTGCGCATGGCAAGGCACTTAAGAACCCCCGCCTATAACGAGCTGTTCGGCGGCGACCCCATGTGGATTACCGAAGGCTTGGGCGGCATGGGGGAAGACGGCAGAACTTTGGTTACCAAAAACAGCTTTCGCATGTTAAACACCCTGTTTAACTTAGGCCCGTCGGCAGAACCGAACCTGACGGTTTTATGGTCAAACAGCCAGCCCGAAGGGTTTTCGAAATTCTGCGCAAAGGTGTCTGTAAAAACCAATTCCATTCAATATGAAAACGACGACGTAATGCGTCCCATTTATGGCGACGACTACGCCATTGCCTGCTGTGTTTCCGCCATGAAAGTCGGCAAGCAGATGCAGTTTTTTGGGGCGCGGTGCAACCTGCCAAAGCTGCTGCTTTTAAGCTTAAACGGAGGAACAGACCCCATGAGCGGCATTTCCTTAGGACCGAAAGAAGACGTTTATCCCGAGGAATTCTTAGACTATGATAAAGTAATGGAGCGGTTCCGCCGCTACCGCGCATGGCTGTGCAGGCTTTATGTCAACACAATGAACGTCATTCACTGCATGCACGACAAATATGCCTACGAAAAAATTCAAATGGCCCTGCACGACACCGATGTGGAACGTTTTATGGCCTTTGGCGTTGCCGGTCTGTCTGTTTTGGCAGACTCGCTGAGCGCCATTCAATATGCAAAGGTGCGCCCGATTCGAAATGAAGACGGCTATATTGTAGACTTTGAAACTACCGGCGATTTTCCCAAGTTTGGAAACGACGACGACCGCGTAGATTTCATTGCAAAACAAATGGTGGAAGAAACCATTTCCGAGCTGCGCAAAACCCCGGCCTACCGCGGGGCAATTCACACCCTATCTGTGCTCACCATCACGTCTAACGTGGTGTATGGCAAAAAAACCGCCGCAACGCCTGACGGCAGAAAAAGCGGCGAACCGTTCGCACCCGGCGCGAACCCTATGCACAACCGGGAAACCAACGGTGCGCTGGCATCGTTAAACTCTGTGGCCAAGCTGCCCTATGAAGCATGCCGCGACGGAATCTCCAACACCTTTTCCATTGTGCCCGACTCGCTGGGCAAAACCGATGAGGAACGCTGCGGCAACCTGGTTTCCATTTTAAAGGGATATTTTGCAAAACGCGCCCACCACATTAACGTAAATGTAATGACAAAGGAACAGCTGATAGAGGCGTATAACGACCCGGCTGCCTATCCGAATATGACGATTCGTGTGTCAGGCTATGCGGTAAACTTTCACAAGCTTTCCCGGGAACAGCAAAAAGAAGTGATCAGCCGCACGTTCCACATGTCGTTGTAA